The proteins below are encoded in one region of Nilaparvata lugens isolate BPH chromosome X, ASM1435652v1, whole genome shotgun sequence:
- the LOC111052509 gene encoding uncharacterized protein LOC111052509, with product MQLLAYCRRMDRLKEALINGNQNSQTSKKQGNVAEVRGGVEAGVVGNCDKAEKNSNNGDETQNSNNAPLREIEYLQQGVTKMKVIGSQSTVLHVFDDWKYEITSTDQDKPKCLKITWNSGEPFYIPKIIEYVDDKQYEFDAFALLRTFKVETQAWICESSTNNFVKIQQNLTGILPLNAIMFSGSVQFDLINDLGETNYPDNFGKSASLHVHAFIDLKTKQLVKYVGGADLLNVPSEKELKSLPETVLQFRFNVQE from the exons ATGCAGCTTTTGGCTTACTGTCGGAGAATGGACCGTTTGAAAGAAGCACTAATCAACGGAAACCAAAACAGCCAGACTTCAAAAAAGCAAGGCAATGTTGCCGAAGtaagaggaggagtagaagcCGGAGTGGTAGGGAATTGTGATAAAGCCGaaaaaaacagtaataatggaGATGAAACCCAAAATAGTAATAATGCACCACTACGTGAGATCGAATACCTTCAACAAGGTGTCACCAAAATGAAG gtGATCggatctcaatccactgtgctACACGTATTTGATGATTGGAAATATGAAATTACTTCAACGGATCAAGATAAACCTAA GTGTCTGAAAATCACCTGGAACAGTGGCGAACCGTTTTACATCCCGAAGATAATTGAATATGTCGATGATAAGCAATATGAATTCGATGCATTCGCTCTGCTCAGAACGTTCAAAGTCGAAACACAAGCGTGGATCTGTGAGAGCAGCACG AATAACTTTgtgaaaattcaacaaaatttgaCCGGGATACTACCACTAAATGCTATCATGTTCTCTGGCAGTGTTCAATTCGATCTCATTAATGATTTGGGAGAGACTAATTATCCTGACAATTTTGGGAAATCGGCATCGCTACATGTTCATGCTTTCATTGATTTGAAAACAAAGCAACTTGTTAAGTATG TTGGAGGAGCTGATTTATTGAATGTTCCCAGTGAGAAAGAGCTTAAAAG